The Nitrospirota bacterium genome has a segment encoding these proteins:
- a CDS encoding AarF/UbiB family protein — translation MSLLGFWRRHYRDIPRVRQIILVATRHGFGQLVEQLGLQRFVSFGRRVLAFRKGPPSADERRTTPERLRIMFEELGPSFIKFGQVLSCRPDLLPVEYARELCRLTDSVSPFPFEQAKEIIEQDLGAPLEALFLEFDPVPVAAASIAQVHRAVLLDGSEVMVKVQRPHIDRIIDRDISILQGIAELMDAYVPEIAVHNPKGIVIEFARTIHRELDFFIEASNATRLRRNFEGSNVMYVPRVYSPLTTRHVLVLERIEGIRIDDLDAIDRQGFDRHSIAKAGADAFFKMVFQDGFFHGDPHPGNLFILPDGRLAPVDFGIVGRVTEENMSYYSDILIAIAERDFDKLIDQYVNIGFLSDERMDRDTLRRELKEDLEEFLEPYYGMSVKQVDLGAYLDRLTQISIRFKLRMPQNLYLVNKTLLTIDGILRQLEPDFNLVEMAEPYVARLIRKQKDPRRAAKAAWNSVKEFQNMFTSVSHQSQTLIRKLVRDDLHINVRHEELDRFIRDVDKSSNRLSFSILTAAIIIASSIVIHSGLGHRIFGFPIFGVIGYSIAAILGFWLLIGILRSGQL, via the coding sequence ATGTCGCTGCTGGGTTTCTGGAGAAGACACTACCGGGACATTCCCCGCGTCAGGCAGATCATCCTGGTGGCGACCCGACACGGGTTCGGTCAGCTGGTCGAGCAGCTCGGACTGCAGCGGTTCGTATCGTTCGGGAGAAGGGTCCTGGCATTCAGAAAAGGGCCCCCCTCTGCTGACGAGCGGCGGACCACGCCTGAGCGGTTGCGCATCATGTTCGAGGAGCTCGGACCATCCTTCATCAAGTTCGGGCAGGTTCTTTCCTGCAGGCCTGATCTTCTTCCCGTCGAGTACGCACGCGAACTCTGCAGGCTCACCGACTCCGTTTCACCCTTTCCCTTCGAACAGGCAAAAGAGATCATTGAACAGGACCTCGGGGCTCCGCTGGAAGCCCTGTTCCTCGAGTTCGACCCTGTGCCGGTCGCGGCCGCTTCGATCGCGCAAGTGCACCGGGCCGTCCTGCTCGACGGCAGCGAGGTCATGGTCAAGGTCCAGCGCCCCCATATCGACCGGATCATCGACCGCGACATCAGCATCCTCCAGGGGATCGCAGAACTGATGGACGCCTACGTACCCGAGATCGCCGTTCATAATCCGAAGGGAATCGTCATCGAGTTCGCCCGCACGATCCACCGGGAGCTCGATTTCTTCATAGAGGCGTCCAATGCCACGCGGCTCCGGCGCAATTTCGAAGGGAGCAACGTGATGTACGTTCCCCGGGTCTATTCTCCCTTGACGACCCGGCATGTCCTCGTGCTCGAGCGGATCGAAGGCATCCGGATCGATGATCTCGACGCGATCGACCGGCAGGGCTTCGACCGTCATAGCATCGCCAAGGCGGGGGCGGATGCCTTTTTCAAGATGGTCTTCCAGGACGGCTTCTTCCACGGCGACCCTCACCCGGGCAACCTCTTTATCCTGCCCGACGGCAGGCTAGCGCCCGTGGATTTCGGCATCGTGGGCAGGGTCACCGAAGAGAACATGAGCTACTACAGCGATATCCTCATTGCCATCGCGGAGCGCGATTTTGACAAGCTCATCGACCAGTACGTGAACATTGGGTTCCTCTCCGACGAGCGGATGGACCGGGACACGCTGCGCCGTGAGTTGAAAGAGGACCTGGAAGAATTTTTGGAGCCTTATTACGGGATGTCGGTGAAGCAGGTGGATCTGGGCGCTTACCTGGACCGTCTGACGCAGATTTCCATCCGCTTCAAGCTGCGCATGCCCCAGAACCTGTATCTGGTGAACAAGACCCTGCTGACGATCGACGGCATTCTCCGGCAGCTCGAGCCTGATTTCAACCTCGTCGAGATGGCCGAACCCTATGTCGCACGGCTCATCAGGAAACAGAAGGATCCGCGCCGTGCGGCAAAGGCGGCCTGGAACAGCGTCAAGGAGTTCCAGAACATGTTCACGTCCGTCTCACATCAGTCGCAGACGCTGATCCGGAAACTGGTGCGGGATGATCTGCATATCAACGTGAGGCACGAGGAACTCGACCGGTTCATACGGGACGTGGATAAATCGAGCAACCGCCTTTCTTTCAGCATCCTGACGGCGGCCATCATCATCGCCTCTTCCATCGTGATCCATTCCGGCCTCGGTCACAGGATATTCGGCTTTCCCATCTTCGGCGTGATCGGATACAGCATCGCGGCAATCCTCGGGTTCTGGCTCCTGATCGGCATCCTGCGGTCGGGCCAGCTGTGA
- the alaS gene encoding alanine--tRNA ligase, translating to MKASDLRKLFLEYFAERGHKIVPSSSLVPKNDPSLLFTNAGMVQFKGVFLGEDVRDYKRAVTSQKCVRAGGKHNDLENVGHTARHHTFFEMLGNFSFGDYFKKEAIGFAWEFLTDKVKLPKDKLWVTIYKDDDEAFQLWQRVAGVKPDRIVRLGEKDNFWAMGDTGPCGPCSEIIIDQGPEMSCGKSTCAVGCDCDRFLEIWNLVFMQYNRDATGKLTPLPKPSIDTGMGLERLSAVCQNVRSNFETDLFQPIIREIAAMAGVPYHKDEQTDISYQVCADHLRSMTFLISDGVLPSNEGRGYVLRRIIRRASRYGRLIGIQKPFLYRLTGAVVDAMRAAYPELVDSREHVAKVVLLEEERFGQTLDSGMALLNEAVMRLKAGKKNRIPGDVLFKLYDTFGFPLDLVADMARDMHLEIDEEGYHRAMQEQRDKARAAWAGSGEEKIKPVYREVASGVRKTVFNGYGLLEGTGEVLAIIQGDRQVKEAREGDEAEIILDQTVFYAESGGQVGDKGELLGEAAKFEVSDTVKPVEGLFIHRGKVKKGGFKVGDAVLAKVDAGDRMDTVRHHTATHILHATLRSVLGEHVKQAGSLVAPDRCRFDFTHYTALTEREKERIEELVNERIIENHPVEVVEMDIDQAISTGAMALFDEKYGDKVRVVTVKDVSKELCGGTHAGASGDLGLFKIVSESGIAAGVRRLEILAGRRAYQAVRKEEQSLREIGQMLKASDPDVAGRVERLVSQLKETEKELDRFRHKMQASQAGAIIEDAKVISGVRVLARRVENMDPKDLRDFGDKLRDNIRSGILALGSAKDDKVSLIVMVSKDLTGRFNAGTIIKELASILGGTGGGKPDLAQAGGKDPAKLDAALDALYGIIKKG from the coding sequence GTGAAAGCCAGCGACCTGCGCAAGCTGTTCCTCGAATATTTTGCCGAGCGGGGGCATAAGATCGTCCCCAGCTCTTCCCTCGTTCCGAAGAACGACCCGTCGCTTCTGTTCACGAACGCGGGCATGGTCCAGTTCAAGGGGGTGTTCCTCGGCGAGGACGTGCGCGACTACAAGCGGGCAGTGACCTCGCAGAAGTGCGTGCGCGCCGGCGGGAAGCACAATGACCTCGAGAACGTCGGCCACACGGCCCGGCACCATACGTTTTTTGAGATGCTCGGGAACTTCTCCTTCGGCGACTATTTCAAGAAGGAAGCCATCGGGTTCGCCTGGGAGTTCCTGACCGACAAGGTGAAGCTCCCGAAGGACAAGCTCTGGGTCACGATCTACAAAGACGACGATGAGGCCTTCCAGCTCTGGCAGCGGGTCGCCGGCGTCAAGCCCGACCGAATCGTGCGGCTGGGCGAGAAGGACAATTTCTGGGCAATGGGCGACACGGGTCCGTGCGGGCCCTGCTCCGAGATCATCATCGACCAGGGGCCGGAGATGTCCTGCGGAAAGTCCACCTGCGCCGTGGGCTGCGACTGCGACCGGTTTCTCGAGATCTGGAACCTGGTGTTCATGCAGTACAACCGCGACGCGACGGGCAAGCTCACGCCGCTGCCCAAGCCTTCCATCGACACGGGCATGGGGCTGGAGCGTCTCTCCGCCGTGTGCCAGAACGTGCGGTCCAATTTCGAAACCGACCTGTTCCAGCCGATCATCAGGGAGATCGCAGCCATGGCGGGCGTCCCGTACCACAAGGACGAGCAGACCGACATCTCCTACCAGGTATGCGCCGATCATCTGCGCTCGATGACGTTCCTGATCTCCGACGGCGTGCTGCCGTCGAACGAGGGCAGGGGATACGTGCTGCGCCGGATCATCCGGAGGGCGAGCCGCTACGGGAGGCTGATCGGCATCCAGAAGCCGTTCCTGTACCGGCTCACGGGCGCGGTGGTTGACGCCATGCGCGCGGCGTACCCGGAGCTCGTGGACTCGCGCGAGCACGTGGCCAAGGTCGTGCTGCTGGAGGAGGAGCGGTTCGGACAGACACTCGATTCCGGCATGGCGCTCCTGAATGAGGCGGTCATGAGGCTCAAAGCCGGCAAGAAGAACAGGATCCCCGGCGACGTGCTGTTCAAACTCTACGATACCTTCGGGTTCCCGCTGGACCTCGTTGCCGACATGGCGCGGGACATGCACCTGGAGATCGACGAGGAAGGCTATCACCGGGCCATGCAGGAGCAGCGCGACAAGGCGCGGGCTGCCTGGGCGGGATCGGGCGAGGAAAAGATCAAGCCGGTCTACAGGGAGGTCGCCTCCGGAGTCAGGAAAACCGTGTTCAACGGCTACGGGCTGCTCGAGGGAACCGGAGAGGTTCTCGCGATCATTCAGGGCGATCGCCAGGTGAAGGAAGCGCGCGAGGGTGACGAGGCAGAGATCATCCTGGACCAGACGGTCTTCTATGCGGAGTCCGGGGGGCAGGTCGGAGACAAGGGTGAACTGCTTGGGGAGGCTGCCAAGTTCGAGGTCTCCGACACGGTGAAGCCGGTCGAAGGGCTGTTCATCCATCGGGGCAAAGTGAAGAAGGGCGGCTTCAAGGTCGGCGATGCGGTGCTCGCGAAGGTGGACGCCGGAGACCGGATGGACACGGTGCGCCACCATACGGCGACCCACATCCTGCATGCCACGCTCCGGTCGGTGCTGGGCGAGCACGTGAAGCAGGCGGGGTCGCTCGTGGCCCCGGACCGCTGCCGGTTCGACTTCACGCACTACACGGCGCTCACGGAGCGCGAGAAGGAACGGATCGAGGAGCTGGTGAACGAGCGGATCATCGAGAACCACCCCGTCGAGGTCGTGGAAATGGACATCGACCAGGCGATCTCCACGGGCGCCATGGCTCTTTTTGATGAAAAATACGGAGACAAGGTGCGCGTCGTGACCGTGAAGGACGTGAGCAAGGAGCTCTGCGGCGGCACCCACGCAGGTGCCAGCGGCGACCTCGGGCTGTTCAAGATCGTTTCGGAGTCGGGCATTGCGGCCGGAGTGAGGCGGCTCGAGATCCTCGCGGGCAGGCGCGCGTACCAGGCGGTCCGGAAAGAGGAGCAGAGCCTGCGAGAGATCGGTCAGATGCTGAAGGCCTCGGACCCGGACGTGGCCGGTCGCGTGGAGAGGCTCGTGAGCCAGTTGAAGGAGACGGAGAAGGAACTCGACCGGTTCAGGCACAAGATGCAGGCTTCCCAGGCGGGGGCCATCATCGAAGATGCCAAAGTGATCAGCGGTGTCAGAGTGCTGGCGAGGCGCGTGGAGAACATGGACCCGAAGGACCTCAGGGACTTCGGCGACAAACTGCGCGACAACATCAGGAGCGGCATCCTGGCGCTGGGGTCGGCCAAGGACGACAAGGTGAGCCTGATCGTTATGGTCTCGAAGGACCTGACTGGCCGCTTCAACGCCGGAACTATCATCAAGGAACTGGCTTCCATCCTCGGCGGGACCGGTGGCGGGAAGCCGGACCTGGCCCAGGCGGGGGGCAAGGATCCGGCCAAACTGGACGCGGCCCTGGACGCGCTCTATGGTATAATAAAAAAGGGATAG
- a CDS encoding phasin family protein, with protein sequence MTVAEIIKKAMLAGLGAQEKAKEFVDELVKAGELSKSDASSLVKEWVSKAEDGRKEFDHKIKDAVSATFEKLNIPSRDDIEKMEKKLQNISARLAKLENTEEKGAA encoded by the coding sequence ATGACGGTTGCGGAGATCATCAAAAAGGCGATGCTGGCAGGTTTGGGTGCACAGGAAAAGGCAAAGGAATTCGTTGACGAACTGGTCAAGGCCGGCGAGCTCTCGAAGAGTGACGCCTCGTCTCTGGTCAAGGAGTGGGTCTCCAAGGCGGAGGACGGCCGCAAGGAATTCGACCATAAGATCAAGGACGCCGTCTCAGCGACATTCGAGAAACTGAACATCCCGTCGCGGGATGACATCGAAAAGATGGAAAAGAAACTCCAGAATATTTCCGCACGGCTGGCGAAGCTCGAGAACACGGAAGAGAAGGGCGCGGCTTAA